The Panicum virgatum strain AP13 chromosome 5K, P.virgatum_v5, whole genome shotgun sequence genome has a window encoding:
- the LOC120709136 gene encoding probable glucuronosyltransferase Os01g0926700, which translates to MRRRALAIAILAAVLFLGAEAQAVQQGHQTERISGSAGDVLEDNPVGRLKVYVYDLPSKYNKKLLKKDPRCLNHMFAAEIFMHRFLLSSAVRTFNPEEADWFYTPVYTTCDLTPSGLPLPFKSPRMMRSAIELIATNWPYWNRSEGADHFFVTPHDFGACFHYQEEKAIGRGILPLLQRATLVQTFGQKNHVCLKDGSITIPPFAPPQKMQAHLIPPDTPRSIFVYFRGLFYDTSNDPEGGYYARGARASVWENFKNNPLFDISTDHPPTYYEDMQRSVFCLCPLGWAPWSPRLVEAVVFGCIPVIIADDIVLPFADAIPWEEIGVFVAEEDVPKLDSILTSIPTDVILRKQRLLANPSMKQAMLFPQPAQAGDAFHQILNGLARKLPHGDNVFLKAGERVLNWTAGPPGDLKPW; encoded by the exons ATGAGGCGGCGGGCCTTGGCCATAGCCATTCTTGCTGCAGTGCTCTTCCTTGGAGCTGAGGCACAGGCGGTGCAGCAGGGCCACCAGACTGAGAGGATCTCAG gaagtgctggtgatgtgTTAGAAGATAACCCTGTTGGGAGGCTGAAGGTTTATGTCTATGATCTCCCCAGCAAATACAATAAGAAACTGCTGAAGAAGGATCCCAGGTGCTTAAACCACATGTTTGCCGCTGAGATCTTTATGCACCGTTTCCTGTTGTCCAGCGCTGTTCGAACTTTCAATCCTGAGGAAGCAGATTGGTTCTACACGCCTGTATACACAACATGCGATCTGACTCCTTCAGGTCTTCCTTTGCCGTTCAAGTCTCCTCGAATGATGCGCAGCGCAATTGAGCTGATTGCCACAAACTGGCCTTATTGGAATAGATCAGAGGGTGCAGACCATTTCTTTGTCACACCACATGACTTTGGTGCTTGCTTCCACTACCAG GAAGAGAAAGCAATCGGACGGGGAATCCTTCCCTTGCTTCAGCGTGCTACACTGGTTCAGACATTTGGACAGAAGAACCATGTCTGCCTGAAGGACGGATCCATCACAATCCCACCGTTTGCACCTCCCCAGAAAATGCAGGCTCACCTTATCCCCCCAGACACGCCTCGATCCATCTTTGTGTACTTCCGTGGTCTGTTCTATGACACCAGCAATGATCCCGAGGGTGGTTACTACGCAAG AGGTGCTCGTGCGTCTGTCTGGGAGAACTTCAAGAACAACCCACTCTTTGACATCTCGACCGATCACCCGCCGACCTACTATGAAGACATGCAACGTTCCGTTTTCTGCTTATGCCCATTGGGCTGGGCACCATGGAGTCCCAGGCTAGTGGAAGCCGTGGTCTTTGGCTGCATCCCGGTGATCATCGCAGATGACATTGTCCTGCCCTTCGCGGACGCCATCCCTTGGGAGGAGATCGGTGTGTTTGTCGCCGAGGAGGATGTCCCAAAGCTGGACAGCATCCTGACGTCCATTCCCACAGATGTTATACTGAGGAAGCAAAGACTTCTCGCCAATCCGTCCATGAAGCAGGCCATGCTGTTCCCCCAGCCTGCTCAGGCGGGAGATGCATTCCACCAGATCCTGAACGGGCTCGCGCGCAAGCTCCCGCACGGTGACAACGTCTTCCTTAAGGCTGGGGAGAGGGTCCTGAACTGGACCGCCGGACCACCGGGCGACCTGAAGCCTTGGTAG
- the LOC120709138 gene encoding phosphatidylinositol transfer protein 3-like, which translates to MMASGAGGGAAGEGEWLMVAQLRATVQAQDPRAKEVDNLTLRRFLRARDHNVDKAAAMFLKFLQWRREAVPEGFVPEEKVRRELPQDKVCMGGVDRTGRPILVAFPARHFSANRDLTEFKSYVVYFFDTICASIPRGQEKFLLLVDFKSWGYSNCDIRAYLAAIEIMQNYYPERLGKALMINVPYLFMKAWKMLYPFIDNNTRAKFVFVNNKSLHETLRREIDETQLPEFLGGKTPLISLKDCARQPQSV; encoded by the exons aTGATGGCGAGCGGCGCTGGAGGCGGAGCGGCAGGGGAAGGCGAGTGGctcatggtcgcccagctcagGGCCACGGTCCAGGCGCAGGACCCCCGCGCCAAG GAGGTGGACAACCTGACGCTGCGGAGGTTCCTGCGCGCGCGCGACCACAACGTCGACAAGGCCGCCGCCATGTTCCTCAAGTTCCTCCAGTGGCGGAGGGAGGCGGTGCCCGAGGGCTTCGTGCCGGAGGAGAAGGTCCGGAGGGAGCTCCCGCAGGACAAGGTCTGCATGGGCGGCGTCGACAGGACCGGACGCCCCATCCTCGTTGCCTTCCCGGCCAGGCACTTCTCCGCCAACCGCGACCTGACAGAGTTCAAGA GTTATGTTGTCTACTTCTTCGACACGATCTGTGCCAG CATTCCCAGAGGCCAGGAGAAATTCCTCCTCCTCGTTGATTTCAAGAGCTGGGGGTATTCGAACTGCGACATCCGGGCCTACTTGGCAGCTATAGAGATCATGCAG AACTACTACCCGGAGCGGCTCGGCAAGGCGCTGATGATCAATGTGCCCTACCTCTTCATGAAGGCGTGGAAGATGCTCTACCCGTTCATCGACAACAACACCAGGGCCAAG TTCGTTTTCGTGAACAACAAGAGCCTGCACGAGACACTGCGCCGGGAGATCGACGAGACCCAGCTCCCAGAGTTCCTTGGAGGGAAGACGCCCCTGATCTCCCTCAAGGACTGTGCCCGGCAGCCTCAATCCGTTTGA
- the LOC120709137 gene encoding phosphatidylinositol transfer protein 3-like, with amino-acid sequence MASAGGGAAGEGEWLKVAELRAAVQAQDPRAKEVDNLTLRRFLRARDHNVDKAAAMVLKYLKWRREVAPDGFVPEERVRRELAQDKACMGGVDRSGRPILVGFMARHFSADRDLAEFKCFVAYFFDKICARIPRGQEKFLAIVDVKGWGYANCDVRAYIAAIEIMQNYYPERLGKALMINVPYIFMKVWKTMIYPFIDTNTRDKFVFVDDKSLHETLRREIDETQLPEFLGGKMPLIPLKDYAQQHESV; translated from the exons ATGGCGAGcgctggaggcggcgcggcgggggaagGGGAGTGGCTCAAGGTCGCCGAGCTCAGGGCCGCCGTCCAGGCGCAGGACCCCCGCGCCAAG GAGGTGGACAACCTGACGCTGCGGAGGTTCCTGCGCGCGCGCGACCACAACGTGGACAAGGCCGCCGCCATGGTCCTCAAGTACCTCAAGTGGCGGAGGGAGGTGGCGCCCGACGGCTTCGTGCCGGAGGAGCGGGTGCGGAGGGAGCTCGCGCAGGACAAGGCCTGCATGGGCGGCGTCGACAGGAGCGGCCGCCCCATCCTCGTCGGCTTCATGGCCAGGCACTTCTCCGCCGACCGCGACCTGGCGGAGTTCAAGT GTTTTGTTGCCTACTTCTTCGACAAGATCTGTGCCAG GATCCCCAGAGGTCAGGAGAAATTCCTCGCCATCGTTGATGTTAAGGGCTGGGGGTATGCAAACTGCGACGTCCGGGCTTACATCGCTGCGATAGAGATTATGCAG AACTACTACCCGGAGCGGCTCGGCAAGGCGCTGATGATCAATGTGCCCTACATCTTCATGAAGGTGTGGAAGACGATGATCTACCCGTTCATCGACACCAACACCAGGGACAAG TTCGTTTTCGTGGACGACAAGAGCCTGCACGAGACGCTGCGCCGGGAGATCGACGAGACCCAGCTCCCCGAGTTCCTTGGCGGCAAGATGCCTCTGATCCCTCTCAAGGACTATGCCCAGCAGCATGAATCAGTTTAG
- the LOC120709135 gene encoding probable glucuronosyltransferase Os01g0926600, translated as MGMGGARAPALALALLLACAHVALVAAQDTERIEGSAGDVLEDDPVGRLKVYVYELPTKYNKKMVAKDSRCLSHMFAAEIFMHRFLLSSAIRTLNPEEADWFYTPVYTTCDLTPWGHPLPFKSPRIMRSAIQFISKRWPYWNRTEGADHFFVVPHDFGACFHYQEEKAIERGVLPLLRRATLVQTFGQKDHVCLKEGSITIPPYAPPQKMKTHLVPPETPRSIFVYFRGLFYDTANDPEGGYYARGARASVWENFKNNPLFDISTDHPPTYYEDMQRAVFCLCPLGWAPWSPRLVEAVVFGCIPVIIADDIVLPFADAIPWEEIGVFVAEDDVPKLDTILTSIPMEVILRKQRLLANPSMKQAMLFPQPAQPGDAFHQILNGLARKLPHGKDVFLKPGQKVLNWTKGPRGDLKPW; from the exons ATGGGGATGGGGGGCGCGCGGGCGCCGGCCCTGGCGCTCGCCTTGCTTCTCGCCTGCGCCCACGTCGCCCTCGTCGCGGCGCAGGACACCGAGCGGATCGAAG gaagtgctggtgatgtgCTAGAAGATGACCCTGTTGGGAGGCTCAAGGTATATGTGTATGAGTTGCCCACCAAGTACAACAagaagatggtggccaaggATTCTAGATGCCTCAGCCACATGTTTGCTGCAGAGATCTTCATGCACCGGTTCCTATTGTCTAGTGCAATCCGGACTTTAAATCCAGAAGAAGCTGATTGGTTCTATACTCCAGTATACACGACATGCGACCTGACCCCATGGGGTCATCCCTTGCCCTTCAAGTCTCCAAGGATAATGAGAAGCGCGATTCAGTTCATTTCCAAGCGCTGGCCATACTGGAACAGGACAGAGGGAGCAGATCATTTCTTTGTTGTCCCACATGACTTTGGTGCATGCTTCCACTACCAG GAAGAGAAGGCAATTGAGCGAGGAGTCCTTCCATTGCTTCGCCGTGCAACTCTGGTCCAGACTTTTGGGCAGAAAGATCATGTCTGCCTAAAGGAAGGCTCCATTACCATCCCACCATATGCTCCCCCGCAGAAGATGAAAACTCACCTTGTCCCCCCAGAGACCCCTCGTTCAATTTTTGTCTATTTCCGTGGTTTATTCTATGATACTGCAAATGATCCCGAGGGTGGTTACTATGCAAG GGGCGCCCGTGCATCAGTGTGGGAGAACTTCAAGAACAACCCGCTGTTCGACATATCGACAGACCACCCACCAACTTACTATGAGGACATGCAGCGTGCCGTCTTCTGCTTGTGCCCACTGGGCTGGGCCCCATGGAGCCCCCGTTTGGTGGAAGCAGTGGTCTTTGGCTGCATCCCAGTGATCATTGCTGATGACATCGTCCTTCCCTTTGCGGACGCTATCCCATGGGAGGAGATTGGTGTCTTTGTGGCCGAGGACGACGTCCCCAAGCTGGACACCATCCTGACCTCCATACCAATGGAAGTGATCCTCCGGAAGCAGAGGCTCCTCGCGAACCCATCTATGAAGCAGGCCATGCTGTTCCCGCAGCCCGCCCAGCCCGGTGACGCCTTCCACCAGATCCTGAACGGGCTGGCGCGGAAGCTGCCGCACGGCAAGGATGTGTTCCTGAAGCCTGGGCAGAAGGTGCTGAACTGGACCAAGGGCCCCCGGGGCGATCTAAAGCCGTGGTAG